The Epilithonimonas zeae genome contains the following window.
TTGCTTTGGTGATGGTCCATCTTTCTGAAATCAAAGTTTCGCGTTTGCCCTAAACTGATAGATGCAATGACAGGTCTTTTTCCATATCTGCTTTCTTTGTCTCGATGCCATGCTACGGAATCATTGTTATCCCGATAAAGATTTAATAGAACACCATTAAAATGATACCCAAACTCTTTTTCAATCCTTTCTTTTAAAGCATACAGTTGTGGAGTCCATTCATTACGTTTAATAATATTATTATCAGCTGATTCATTATATTTTGAATCACCATACCACGCAGTAAGACGTGGAGTCAGCACCATTTTGTCATACATTTTCTGAGTACGCTGCTCCCAAGGTGCAGAGTTAAGCAGCATATCTTTCAAAAGATCAGCCTCTTCCCTACTCAGAAAATTTTCTTTGTATTCCAAAAGGTCTTTTGGAAATTCATAAAATTCTTCTGCTTCAAATAAACTTAACTGATGCATAATCTACAATTAGTTTTTATTTATGTATTTAAAAAACTCTCTACCAGAAAGTTTTCTTACGTCTCCTCAGGAAAATTCGGACTAACGAAGTTTTAAATAAGTTATTCAAAATAAGTTCAATTCTTATCTCCAATTTTTTCTTTGATCTGCTTTATATCTGTTTTAATCTCTGTAATGAAATTGTGAATATGATGTTCTGAAAATTCATCTGGTTCGTATTCTTTTGTGTTAATACTGCATGCAAACTCCCAGATTTCTTTAATTTCAGGCAATGGAATTTTATAAGGCTCATAAAATTGATTGTCAGCTTTAACCCAAATACCATCTGCTTCGTGAAACTGAAACCTTTTGTAACTGATACCATCATTGGTTGTGATGAAAACATAAGTTCTGTCTGTTTTCAAATCCGAAAGATTTTCAACATATTTTCCTACAATGTAGGTTCCATTTTTATAGGGCGGCATAGAGTCGCCGTCAGCTGGAAATGCTCTGAACTTACCTCCTTTTAAGAAGGGTAAGGATATGGTCTCCAGACTTTCTATGTATTCCGGATCTCCATAGCCGTTCAAGTAGCCCATAGAAGCTTTTTGTGGAATGATCTCGATCTGATCGTTTCCATCCTGATCTACCCTGATAGGAAGAACGATTCTATTATCTGGAAGTTCCATAATCTCATCGACCGAAAACTTTCTAACATCTACAGTCAACAAAAGGTCAATGCTGATGTTATAGAATTTTGAAATTCTAATCAATATTTCATTCGGAGGTTCTGATCTTCCATATTCATACGCAACATATCTGGATCGGGTAAGAATTAACAAATCTGCCAGCTCTTGCTGGGTCATATTTTTCTTCCCTCTCAAAAACGTGATGTTATCAGAGAATTTTGACATTGTTACAATTTTAGACAACAAAAATACAAAATTTGTTTCAAAATGCAACTAAGTTTGTACAATGGAAAGAGCAATTGCACATATGGACCTGGACACATTCTTTGTCTCCTGTGAGCGGCTGAAAAACTCCGTCCTGGAGAAACAGCCTGTGATCATAGGCGGTGGAGACCGTGGTGTGGTGGCATCATGCTCCTATGAGGTTCGTAAGTTTGGAGTTCGTTCGGCGATGCCGATAAAAATGGCATTGAGGCTATGCCCTGAGGCAAAGGTCATCAAAGGAGATATGGAATATTATTCCAATATGTCGCATCTGGTGACCGAGGTCATTCAGGAAAAAGTACCGGTGCTGGAGAAAGCGAGCATCGATGAATTTTATCTTGATCTCTCAGGAATGGACCAGTTCTTCGGATGCTTTCAATGGACCAATGAGATAGCGGATGCTGTTCAAAAAAATACAGGTCTGCCGATCAGCTTTGCCCTTTCCACCAATAAGACGGTATCCAAGATCGGGACCTGTGAATCAAAACCGACAGGCAGACTTGAAGTCAGGGCTCCCCATATCCAGAATTTTTTAAATCCCCTATCCATCAAAAAGATCCCGATGGTCGGCACAGAGACCTTCAATCTGTTCTCCAGGCTAGGCGTTAAGACGATACAAACCCTATCTGAAATGCCTGTAGAGGTCCTTCATCAACTGATCGGAAAAAATGGGACGGTACTTTGGAAAAAAGCCCATGGCATCGATGATACACCCGTAGTGCCCTATTCTGAAAGGAAATCAATATCCACTGAAGATACATTTTCTGAGGATACGATCGATGTTCATCAGATCAGAAGCATTTTGTCGGGAATGGTCGAAAAGCTGGCCTATCAGCTAAGGCAGGAAAAATGGTTGACCTCTACCGTCACCGTCAAGATCAGGTATTCCAACTTCGATACAGAGACCAAACAGTGCAAAGTTCCATACACTTCTGCCGACCATACTCTGCTCAGGGCTGTTCTTGAATTGTTTCATAAAGTGTACACCCGTAGAATGCGGATCCGTCTGATAGGCATCCGCTTCACCGGTCTTGTGCACGGGAGTCATCAGATGGATCTTTTCGAAGATACCGAAGAATTGATCTCCCTTTATCAGACCATGGACAGGATCAAGAACAGATTCGGGACTTCCAGCGTCGGAAGGGCATCAGGGTTTTTAAAATAAATCAAAATATACCATCTGCTATGTTTCTCAATTGCCATTCTTATCACAGCCTTCGTTACGGCACCATTTCCATTGAGGATCTGGTACGGAAGGCTGTGGATCTGAATATCAGAACACTGGCCTTGACAGACATCAATACGGTGACCGGGATCTATGATTTTTATAAGCTCTGTGAGGAGAATCATATCAAGCCAATTGTAGGAGTTGATGTCCGTGTTGAAAATGAACAATATTACATTTGTCTCGCTAAAAATGCTAAAGGTATTGCGGAGACGAACCGGCTTTTGACAGATCATAACTGTGAAGGAATTGAGATCCCTAAAACGAATCCTTCCCTTGAAAATACTTTTGTCATCTATCCTTTGGAGAATATTCCTGAGTGTTTATTGGAACATGAGTTCATCGGTATAAGAGAGAATGAATTGAACCTCTTGGTAAGACCTGAGCTGAAAAAATTGATTGACAAGATGGTCATTCTCCATCCGGTAACCTTTAATGGGACTGAGGAATATGAGCTGCACAAGATCTTAAGGGCGATCGATGGAAACACTTTGATCAGCAAGCTCTCAGACAATGACCATTGTCAAAATACCGAGATATTTGTTGATAAGAAAAAGCTTTTAAGTGCTTATAAACTTTATCCCCAGATCATTGAGAACACAAAATATCTGGTCAACAGCTGCAGTTTTGATTTTGACTTTTCCACGCCTAAGAATAAGAAGCATTTTACAGACAGCAGGGAAAATGATTTTAAGCTGTTGAAAGAATTAGCTTATGAAGGTCTTGAAAGAAGATATCCTGACGGTGATGCTGATGCCAAGGCAAGGGTTGAAAAAGAATTGGGCGTTATTGATCAATTGAATTTCTGCGGGTATTTTCTGATTACCTGGGACATCATCCAATACAGCAACCGGATGGGATTTATGCACGTCGGGCGTGGAAGTGGTGCCAATTCCATTGTCAGTTACTGTATTGGAATTACGGACATATGCCCTTTGGAACTGGATCTCTATTTTGAAAGGTTCCTGAATCTTAACCGGAAGACTCCACCCGACTTTGACATAGACTGGAGCTGGCAGACCCGGGATACCATCCTTGAGTATATCTTCCAAAGATACGGCAAAGACCATGTGGCCTTCTGTGGTACTAATGTAGAATTCAAATACAAATCTATATTCAGGGAGGTTGGAAAGGCATTCGGACTACCAAAGGAGGAATTGGATATTCTGGCAGGAAGACCAATGGATCAACATGATGATAACTCTGTATTCAGATTGGTGCATCATTACGGGAAAATGCTGGAGAAATATCCTAATCAGAGAAGCATGCATTCCTGCGGAATCCTGATCTCAGAGGAACCTATCACCAATTATTCTGCATTGGAAATGCCGCCCAAAGGCTTTCCCATCGTGCAGTTTGACATGCATACGGCGGAGGCCATCGGTTTGGAAAAATTTGACATCTTATCCCAGAGAGGTCTGGGAACGATCAAAGATACGGTCGACCTCATTAAGGAAAAAAGAGGCATCACAGTAGATATCAGGGACACTACCCTGTCGAAAAATGAGGCCAGGTGCAATGAATTCCTGAGCATCGGCAAAACTATAGGATGCTTTTACATCGAGAGCCCGGCCATGCGCGGATTATTGAGAAGACTGAAATGCGAGAACTATAAGGTTCTTGTCGCAGCCTCCTCTATTATCCGTCCGGGTGTGGCACAGAGCGGCATGATGCGGGAATATATCTTCAGGCACAATAATCCTGATAAGTTCGAGTATTTCCACGAGGTCTTTGAAAAAGAACTGGGGGAAACTTATGGTATCATGGTCTATCAGGAAGACGTCATCAAAATTGCCTTGCACTTCGGTGGTTTGTCCGCCCCTGATGGTGATGTTCTCAGAAGAGCAATGAGCGGTAAAGGTCGTTCTCTGTCGGCTCTTCAAAAAGTGAAGGACCATTTCTTTGAATCGTGTAAGGAATTGGGGCATCCGGAACAATTGTCCAAAGAAGTCTACAGGCAGATCGAATCGTTCGCAGGCTATTCATTTTGCAAGGCGCACTCGGCCTCATACGCTGTGGAAAGCTATCAGAGTTTATACCTGAAAGTATACTACCCCATTGAGTTTATGGTCTGTGCCATCAATAACGGTGGCGGATTCTACAGGACAGAGGTGTATGTCCATGAGGCCAGGATGTCAGGTGCAACTATCAAAAACCCTTGTGTCAACCTTAGTGAATTACA
Protein-coding sequences here:
- a CDS encoding alpha-ketoglutarate-dependent dioxygenase AlkB family protein produces the protein MHQLSLFEAEEFYEFPKDLLEYKENFLSREEADLLKDMLLNSAPWEQRTQKMYDKMVLTPRLTAWYGDSKYNESADNNIIKRNEWTPQLYALKERIEKEFGYHFNGVLLNLYRDNNDSVAWHRDKESRYGKRPVIASISLGQTRNFDFRKMDHHQSKYSLPLPHGSLLIMKGDLQEHWEHRIAKSTIPMKERINLTFRLVNSI
- a CDS encoding XRE family transcriptional regulator; the protein is MSKFSDNITFLRGKKNMTQQELADLLILTRSRYVAYEYGRSEPPNEILIRISKFYNISIDLLLTVDVRKFSVDEIMELPDNRIVLPIRVDQDGNDQIEIIPQKASMGYLNGYGDPEYIESLETISLPFLKGGKFRAFPADGDSMPPYKNGTYIVGKYVENLSDLKTDRTYVFITTNDGISYKRFQFHEADGIWVKADNQFYEPYKIPLPEIKEIWEFACSINTKEYEPDEFSEHHIHNFITEIKTDIKQIKEKIGDKN
- the dinB gene encoding DNA polymerase IV translates to MERAIAHMDLDTFFVSCERLKNSVLEKQPVIIGGGDRGVVASCSYEVRKFGVRSAMPIKMALRLCPEAKVIKGDMEYYSNMSHLVTEVIQEKVPVLEKASIDEFYLDLSGMDQFFGCFQWTNEIADAVQKNTGLPISFALSTNKTVSKIGTCESKPTGRLEVRAPHIQNFLNPLSIKKIPMVGTETFNLFSRLGVKTIQTLSEMPVEVLHQLIGKNGTVLWKKAHGIDDTPVVPYSERKSISTEDTFSEDTIDVHQIRSILSGMVEKLAYQLRQEKWLTSTVTVKIRYSNFDTETKQCKVPYTSADHTLLRAVLELFHKVYTRRMRIRLIGIRFTGLVHGSHQMDLFEDTEELISLYQTMDRIKNRFGTSSVGRASGFLK
- a CDS encoding DNA polymerase III subunit alpha gives rise to the protein MFLNCHSYHSLRYGTISIEDLVRKAVDLNIRTLALTDINTVTGIYDFYKLCEENHIKPIVGVDVRVENEQYYICLAKNAKGIAETNRLLTDHNCEGIEIPKTNPSLENTFVIYPLENIPECLLEHEFIGIRENELNLLVRPELKKLIDKMVILHPVTFNGTEEYELHKILRAIDGNTLISKLSDNDHCQNTEIFVDKKKLLSAYKLYPQIIENTKYLVNSCSFDFDFSTPKNKKHFTDSRENDFKLLKELAYEGLERRYPDGDADAKARVEKELGVIDQLNFCGYFLITWDIIQYSNRMGFMHVGRGSGANSIVSYCIGITDICPLELDLYFERFLNLNRKTPPDFDIDWSWQTRDTILEYIFQRYGKDHVAFCGTNVEFKYKSIFREVGKAFGLPKEELDILAGRPMDQHDDNSVFRLVHHYGKMLEKYPNQRSMHSCGILISEEPITNYSALEMPPKGFPIVQFDMHTAEAIGLEKFDILSQRGLGTIKDTVDLIKEKRGITVDIRDTTLSKNEARCNEFLSIGKTIGCFYIESPAMRGLLRRLKCENYKVLVAASSIIRPGVAQSGMMREYIFRHNNPDKFEYFHEVFEKELGETYGIMVYQEDVIKIALHFGGLSAPDGDVLRRAMSGKGRSLSALQKVKDHFFESCKELGHPEQLSKEVYRQIESFAGYSFCKAHSASYAVESYQSLYLKVYYPIEFMVCAINNGGGFYRTEVYVHEARMSGATIKNPCVNLSELQTTVYGTDVYLGLMHIEKLEGRIAQMIPEEKKNNGDYTSLENFVKRIPIGIETMQILIFIGAFRFTGKQKHELLIEARFLMAGNRPDNRQLTLLEEPKKEYQLPNIQRDPFEDAFDEIEILGFPVSFSPFDLLQTRYRGTIMAKDLTKFHKKQVKMLAYLISRKHVPTKRGTMFFGTWIDAGGEYFDTAHFPNCLEEYPFQGGGCYLLLGTVEVDFHFPTITIHKMAKMPFIPDPRYSMDQYRSLETARLLQEDVSMTQRKPYPQEQEIGLPRQRMR